In the genome of Chaetodon auriga isolate fChaAug3 chromosome 15, fChaAug3.hap1, whole genome shotgun sequence, one region contains:
- the ccna1 gene encoding cyclin-A1 has translation MNFSTIAHCSNPACKENIPPSSKADAPQVQRAKQRTVLGVLSENEHHGRSLSQGSQFSRHSSISNSSQLTFFGFASSSSYEVYVEEACEVVLAVSGQEVVSGSYYQEAETAALQSDDLRLLLELSSRSCQDASMQSESDESLMSAELLCISEYAEDIHRHLRESELRFRPRPGHLEKHPEITNGMRVILVDWLVEVVQEYRLRAETLHLAVNYLDRFLSCTAHVKRGKLQLVGTVALLIAAKYEEIFPPELNEFVYSTDSTYTKKQLIRMEHAFLRVLAFKMAAPTTNQFLHLFMSVHCVCATTENLALYIADLSLMEIEPFLRYIPSIVAAGAFCLATYTVNKYLWPDSLHAFTGYTMADIVPCLADLHKLYISAETHPQQAIREKYKSSKYCRVSLITPPAVLPFL, from the exons ATGAACTTCAGCACGATTGCCCATTGCAGCAATCCTGCTTGCAAAGAAAACATTCCACCGTCAAGCAAAGCAGACGCACCGCAGGTCCAGCGGGCCAAGCAGCGCACGGTGCTCGGTGTGTTGTCGGAGAATGAGCATCACGGTCGATCCCTCAGCCAG GGAAGCCAATTTTCCAGACACAGTTCCATCTCAAACAGCTCCCAGCTCACCTTCTTTGGCTTCGCCTCCAGTTCCAGCTATGAGGTGTACGTCGAAGAAGCCTGTGAGGTTGTTCTTGCTGTTTCTGGCCAAGAGGTGGTCTCAGGCAGCTATTACCAAGAGGCTGAAACTGCTGCCCTGCAAAGTGACGACTTGAGACTCCTGCTGGAACTGAGTTCAA GGTCGTGCCAGGATGCTTCTATGCAGTCTGAATCAGACGAATCCCTGATGTCAGCGGAGTTGCTGTGTATTTCTGAGTATGCGGAGGACATTCATCGGCACTTGAGGGAGAGTGAA CTGAGGTTCAGGCCCAGGCCAGGCCACTTGGAGAAACATCCGGAAATCACTAATGGCATGCGGGTCATCCTGGTGGACTGGCTGGTGGAAGTCGTGCAGGAATACAGGCTTCGTGCTGAAACCCTGCACCTCGCCGTCAACTACCTGGACCGCTTCCTGTCCTGCACAGCACATGTGAAACGTGGCAAGCTGCAGCTGGTTGGCACAGTTGCATTACTGATTGCTGC AAAATATGAGGAGATCTTCCCTCCTGAGCTGAATGAGTTTGTgtacagcacagacagcaccTACACCAAGAAGCAGTTGATCCGCATGGAGCATGCTTTCCTGAGGGTGCTGGCTTTCAAAATGGCAGCTCCCACCACAAACCAGTTCCTTCACCTTTTCATGTCGGTTCACTGCGTCTGTGCCACCACAGAGAACCTTGCCCTG TATATAGCCGATTTAAGCCTGATGGAAATTGAGCCATTTCTTCGGTACATCCCATCTATAGTGGCAGCAGGAGCCTTCTGCCTCGCCACCTATACTGTAAACAAATATCTCTGG CCTGATTCCTTACATGCCTTTACCGGTTATACCATGGCTGATATTGTGCCCTGTCTCGCTGACCTCCACAAGCTATATATCAGTGCAGAGACTCACCCACAACAGGCCATCAGGGAAAAGTATAAGAGCTCAAA GTATTGTCGTGTTTCATTGATCACCCCACCTGCTGTTCTGCCATTCCTATGA
- the sertm1 gene encoding serine-rich and transmembrane domain-containing protein 1, whose product MSGMDVSLVDHNETGISPIDNGTFLRFSPTSASTSAAASSPGRPGNVYVYVWLFLGLLVFLLTLLIISLHRLKNIISSSSSVPDCSSEGGSSFTNMEICSISSQRSTISSLST is encoded by the coding sequence ATGTCAGGGATGGACGTCTCGTTGGTAGACCACAATGAAACCGGAATTTCTCCAATAGACAATGGGACCTTCCTCCGTTTCTCCCCAACCTCTGCTTCCACATCTGCGGCCGCCTCGTCACCAGGACGTCCAGGCAACGTTTACGTTTACGTGTGGCTCTTCCTCGGCCTGCTGGTGTTCCTGCTGACGCTGCTCATCATCTCCCTCCACAGGCTGAAGaacatcatctcctcctcctcctctgttcccgACTGCAGCAGCGAGGGAGGGAGCTCCTTCACCAACATGGAGATCTGCAGCATCTCGTCTCAGAGGTCCaccatctcctcactgtccacCTGA